One Apteryx mantelli isolate bAptMan1 chromosome 2, bAptMan1.hap1, whole genome shotgun sequence genomic window, gtatCAGTAAGGCATATTCAGTCGTGATGCCAAGTATGTTCATCTGGTGACTCAAGCTGACAAAATATGACAGCTGCTGAAGAGCAAGGAATCCTAAATGAACATACAGTGGTTGTTATTAAATAAGAAACATTTATCTTAATGTGATGCTGACTCTAGCACAATAAATGATGATGCTTTCCTTTTATTGGAATGAGACATTTTTACATTGTTAAAATACTGATACAAGCTTACTTAGGTTaaataaatactttgtttttcacATTAACCACTGCATTTGAAATagcatttgaaaacattttaacgAAAGCGTAGTGtcagtgtgtatgtatatgtgagagagaaagaagggaattCATAGAAATTGGATGAGAATTTACAGCTTTTTCTcaactattttcatttttatttcctttttttcttccttaccaGACTCTCTTAgaatctgattattttttttcttttaagattgcTGAAGAAAAATGCCTTCCTTGGGAGGAAAAGTGCAGACTGTCTTGGGCCTTGTGGAACCGGACCAGCTTGGCTACACGTTGACTCATGAACACTTGACTATGAACTACAGCTGCTGCTACTGTCCCCCTGCACCAGGCCAAGAACCTCTGTCGGAGGGGCCCCTTGAGATGAAGAACTTGTTTTGGATTAAGCAGAATCCCTACAGCCATAAAGAAAATCTTCTTTTGTATCAGGAAACCGATGCGGTAAAGGAGGAGCTGTTGCTTTTTAAAGCAGCAGGTGGTGGGACTATAGTGGAAAACACAACCACAGGAATTAGTCGGGATATGAATACTTTGAAGAAACTTGCTGAAGAAACTGGAGTCCATATTATTGCTGGGGCTGGGTTTTATGTGGATTCCACTCATTCTTCTCATACACAGGCCATGGCAGTGGAGCAGGTGAGTCTTGACCATTATTTAGAAATCTCTCTCCTGTGATTTATCCCTGAATGAGTCAAGGCTGGAGAGAAGTCCAAACAAATAAATTAAATCTAAAAGTTCTGAACTTGAAAAACAGAGAACAGTAGTGTTACTGCTTGTGTGTTATAGCTGGACCAGCGCTATTTGCGTGTACTGGGATTATCTGTCAGCATTTCCGTTTCTTAAGCTCCGTTTTCTCTCAGGGATTTGTTATAatgaaacagtaaaaataaaataaaattcttcatGTGTAGGCATCTGGTACAACACCAATTATCCTGTTCTTTCTGCAGTTTGTGAGGAAGGAGTGTATCCCTTCTGCCTCTTTTGTCTCTTCTTCTGGCTAATTGCTTCCCAATAAGATCACCCCGAATTCTTGTAAAAAGCATAAATAATTGTGATATTTACAGAACAGTTGTAAATCATCTCTCTGCTCAAGCTGCCTGTTATACCTCTCTTCTCTACCATTTTTCCAGGCTTTTCAGAGCAGGGGCGATGTCCTGTTGTTGGTACAGTGCCTAAGACAATGTGTTAATAATGACTGTGGTCCCCAGATACTTCTGTAATAATAAATATTCATTCATCTTTTATTAAGAAAAGGTGATGATAGGAGAAGAGGGAATGGAACTCTCTAAGGCAGGAGCCTGTGAATGTGAAtgaacagagcagagaaaaaataaaaaaagaatctgtCATGGATTACAAAGGAGTcagatttgttttgaaaataagtGGTCAGAACCTCAGCAGACGTAAAATGATACAGCTCTATCAACCTCCCTGGATCCAAGCTGTATGCAACAGTCCTGCTTTTCCTAAATATTCTTGCATCACTTGGAATTTGTTACAAATAGATTTCTTAGGGCAAAGGTTTCCCTGCTGTATTTGATGGACTGCTGAAGACCCACAGACTGCCTGGTAGTCAGCAGTTAATCAATACTCAATCCAGTCCAAAAGACAGTTGTTACCTCCAAAGGGTTGTGCCGTGACTGATCCATGGTAATAGGTGGTTCTTCATTTGCCAGTGAATTTGACATgatgatttattttctcattaggCAAAGATAATTTGAATATTTTGTTGCAGGCCTTAGCTGCACAAGGGAGGTATTTAGCTGTTTAGCTATCTGCGGGGCTATCTGTGGGTGTTTAGCCCGAGTCAGGATGCAGAGCTGTTTAGTGACACAAGATGTTGCAGCAGGAGAGATGGTCCTTAGGTTGCTATTAGGAGAGAAGTGAATTCTGTATCTGGTTGTCTATAGGGATGCTTGGTAGACTGGTTATACAGGAAGCAAAAGATGCCTTATCACAGGATGAAGTACTGGGCAGAACCTCACCTGCTGTAAAATGTAGTAGCTTCAACTGACTTCAGCATGTAAATTAAATATTAACCAGTACATTGTATGGGCCTATTGAGGAGACAAGATGGAGGAAGGATACATCacagatttattttgaaattgatgtgttttgttttctttttttggtttgctgGATTTGCTTGCAaatctttctgcctcctgtgttcactttatttttattcttccttaaaATCATGATTTCTTTAACATTCGGGGCCAAATACTTAGAAGGTCATCAATATCATTTTATGCTTTCAATTCCGAATGCATTTGTTAAGACTTGGGGCCTATTCTGGTAAAGAAAAACTGCATATGTTATAACAAACTGATTTTATTAGGAGATTCTGATGTCTCATTTGTCTAcgaatgttttaaaaacaaactaactTTGACCCTGTAAGTTTGTCAGTTAAGCTCTGCTTTTATAGTTCTGAAGTAATTGGAGTTATTGTAGTTTTGCACTGGCATTCTCAAGAGCAGGATTTGCCTCAAACTTGTCTCTTCAGGATTTGTCATATGTAATCTTTGCCAGTTTTGACCCTTTCCTATCTGAATGACAAGGATTCCTTATTCTCTGAGCCCTTGTTTAACAAGAAACTACCTTGAACTGTTCTGGGAACCAGTTTCAGGGTTGGAGGCACAGATTTTATGCTGAGctaaatttttttgtttggtcgtttttttaaagaaaatttagcCTCAGCTTAAGTCGGTATTCAAGTTATATATAGACCAGCTTTTCTCACAAACCTGGGCAATTGTGTGAGTGGATACTGTTAATTGATTTTCATCTGTGTTTATTTTGGTCTTAGTTAATGGCTAGCATAACATTAGTTGATAGAAACCAGATTTAAACTGTAGTGGTTTCACACGCACAACTGTTAATTGCGTGAGTTTAGAAGGATCTCAGGATTATAACTAGTGCAGCTTCCGTAGGCCAGATCTGTTGCTCTTTAACACAAATAGTATTAATATCCAAAAATCTTATTTTCCTGCTCATTAGCTTACAGGCATTATCGTTGATGAGATACTCAGTGGAGCGGATGGGACTAACATCAAGTGTGGTGTGGTGGGAGAAATCGGCTGCTCCTGGCCTTTGACTCCAAGCGAACACAGAGTGCTTCAGGCAACCGCGCACGCTCAGTCACAACTTGGGTGCCCCGTTATAATCCATCCTGGCAGGAACAGTGGTGCACCTTTCCAGATTATCCGCATTCTGCAGGAAGCTGGGGCCGATGCTTCAAAAATAGTCATGTCTCACCTTGACAGGTAAGCAGACTATTCTGCAGTTGTCCTGGCAGCGCTGCCACGACCCAGTAAGATTTCGGGGAATTGCTCTGCAAACAGCTAGGTTTTTGTAGTGCTCTGGGATCATTATGTGAAGAATTGTCTTCAAGTTTACtgattttgaaaatacaaaactGCTTGTACAGGGCTTGATCAGCTGCCAACAAAGTCAGCCTGGCTCAGCTCTTAAGTCCTTGTTCATAACGAGATTTAAGGACTTTAAATGCTCTCTTTGAAGGTCTGGGTGTGCAATTAAGAGTAACTGTAACCACATTTTAAGAAATGGAGATTCCACACTGATTTAAATGCCTTCACAAATCACTGCTTTCAGAAAGTGTTGGACACTGAGCAGCTCTTACCAAACTGGGTGGGAAGCTGCTGGGCTGCCAGCACTTTTGAAAACCGGGGCACCCTTAAGGGCCTGACCAGAATCTCATGGATGCTAATGGAGAACTCATTGATTTTGCTGGATTCTGGATCAGAGCAGGAAACAGATCTTTTCAGTTCTACTGCCAGACAGAAGAaatactgcttaaaaaaaaacaaaaaaaaaccaaaaaaccaattTAGTTGGATTTTGGGTAGTTTTTGTCTTAGACCAAAGAGCTAACTTCTAGTTTCctcaagagcaagaaccagaagCCCCACATCAGCCATGgagaggaattggtgctcttctctctttccagtTTAGAAACACAGCCTCTTTACCAAATGAGTTTTGTGTGACCTTGTACAGTTCATGATGAATTGGAAGATGTCCAAGCATTGATTAGTTTGGCTAGCTGCTGAATAATGGAGACTGGCTGTGGTCATATGACGCTCAGCAATTGGATTGCTTGTCCCCATTGTGAGTGTAATATGGGCATGAGCACTACACTCCAAATTTCTGATGATTATATGTTCTATGAGCTTACAAATCACACTACGAGTGTTTTGCGTTCATACGGAGCTGCAGGTTTTATTTGggcattttaaaagcataaaatttAGGGCcatgaaattttatttatatttgattAGATAAATGACATGTGCTTTCTTTATGTATTTACCTGTATTCCATCTTATGTGTaactatatatttttctcttttttt contains:
- the PTER gene encoding phosphotriesterase-related protein — its product is MPSLGGKVQTVLGLVEPDQLGYTLTHEHLTMNYSCCYCPPAPGQEPLSEGPLEMKNLFWIKQNPYSHKENLLLYQETDAVKEELLLFKAAGGGTIVENTTTGISRDMNTLKKLAEETGVHIIAGAGFYVDSTHSSHTQAMAVEQLTGIIVDEILSGADGTNIKCGVVGEIGCSWPLTPSEHRVLQATAHAQSQLGCPVIIHPGRNSGAPFQIIRILQEAGADASKIVMSHLDRTIFDTKKLLEFAELGCYLEYDLFGTEFLHYQFHPDIDMPSDNERIARIRMLINEGYEDRIVIAHDVHTKNRLMKYGGHGYSHILKNIVPKMLIRGISQSKIDKILLENPKRWLTFK